The genomic DNA CGATATGTTCACAAATCTATTGATTGCTTGTGTGAATAGCACTTTATGACGAAAATAACGTCATATTCAGAATTGAATCTTGCGCGCGCATGGTAACACGCAGGAGAAGTTGTGTAAAGAAACGTTTCGAGGAGGAAAGAGACAGTTGAACAGGTAAACATCAAGAAAGATATTTACTAGATGACTTTGCAGCTGCCGAAGCCACCAGTCAGCTCGCCAAGCTTGAAGAGTTGTAGACTTTAACGAGAAGGTTGGCTTCATACCGCGGCCGAACAAAAAAATATCCACAAATGAATTGACTCAGTTACCGGTCGTGTCAACCGGGTAAGATTGATAGGCACGTGAATACTGTTTATTAAATACTGCCCTGTATGGCCATTTGAAAGACAACAACCTCTTATACAACCTTCAGTCTGGTTTCTGTAAGTCACGGTCGACAGAAACTACACTTGTCAGGCTagttctacatctacatctacatcgaCAACATCCCTTTTTGACGTAAGACTATTTccgcttaggtggcctcatacaccataagGCTGGCTTTTACGAGCGACGGAATGGAGTCAGAGTCGTAAGCATGTATGACCAATTCAAGACTGCCTTCCGTCCCTTACGATCCAGTGAACGAATTGGAAGCTGAGGCAGAAGaacaagccaatcacattgcagAGAAGTGGGCTCGGCCAAGGTGGAGATTTTTGGAGCCAAAACAGAGGAAATAAAAACATGGTGAACGTAAAGCAGAATTTTCTTCTATGGCTCCTTCTTCTCCTTATTTTGCAAGTCTTACTGGTTTAGTAAGAGAAATTTATATGttgggaacacatgagcccaaggTCAACGAGAAACGCAAATTTTGATTAAGTATGTCCAAAATTCAAACAGAAGACCGAAGGAGGGCGATCCTTTCATGTCTCTGGTTCTAGACTGTGGAATAGTATTCCAATAGAAATTCGATTCTTCAGTTTAAAATGGCGATACACGAATATTTCTGGCATAATTATATTTACATGAAGGTTAAATGATTTTAGGGTTTTTTTGATAGTGATCTTAATTCCTTTTGTGTACTGTTAATCTTAATTTACATCCAACTTTATCAATCTTAAGGGTGCAGTGTCATGGATTGTTAttaaaaatctggaaagcaaaggagaccGATGGCAAACGATGGCCAACATCGTCGGACCAACGTTTCAAAATTTCCTCTTGCATCTTAGATGAACTCCGTAATAACTGAGTGTGgctcattttcctttttgaatttaATCGATTTTTATCTCACTGTGGTGATCCAGATCTCGAAATTGATTTAGTAATTTTATCGTCGAAATAAAGGGATAATTCCCATGATACTACCCCTTTAATTCGTTTTAGTGATTTTATTCATTGTTATATATACTATTATCCATTATTGAGGGTTATTAGTTAATCAGTGTTAACTGGCAGATGTTTAAATAAGgttgtttattattatcatcatcatcatcatcagtatcagtattattattattattattattattattattattattattattattattattattattattattattattattattattatttaactcTATTTGGGCGTCTGCCCAGTCTCATCTACCCTCGAACATttacaattttaccattcgctacatcaacaactcccttcctaCACGTACGAATACTGTTAACAAGATGGGGATTATCACAATGTCCTGATTGCTCCTTTTGCTGTAACCCTGAGTCACTCCTCCATATTGTCgctggttgtcaacattaccttgtTCGCTTCATCTGGAgacacgactcaattctcaacttcattgccaactcagttcaacctgtaattaatgatcgctcttcactctatgctgatgtcaGTGGTTTTCTGAGTCCtttaattataactggtgacaattatcgtccagatcttcttttcctaatacagtccaagtgcctatatattctagaactaatAGTTGGTTtcgaatctaaccttaaaaacaatgcagtgCGCAAAAAAGAATAATACATGAACttggtcaaagacatgagaagtaactacagaagtgttaaatttgtaaacctttccatgagctccctaGGTGTTTTCTCCAACGAAAACTCTACTTtattagaaatgatgaatgacattggcattgacaaaaagcaacaacactatataatcaaaaaagtgataaatctagccattagagcgacatattttatcttttgtcgtagaaataagatttggaatagcccagacttaataactttaatttttgttttttatttgattCATTTATAACTAtagtatacaagtatatcactcaatttcaagaagccagttgttaattgcctatacgtagagagatttacaactgtattcaaagacaaataaagtttccattattattattattattattattattattattcgatctCCCTGTCCGTTATAAAGTCGAGGTCCCAAAAGATCTTAGGCTTATCTGCATCGTCCATTAATTGTTTACCCTTCAGTAACCGCAATGCTACTGACTAATGCCAGGGCTCGCCAACCGGCAGCAAAACTCAAAGCAAATTCACCTGTTgtttttcccccccccccccaccccgctTTCCCTTGCCATTTATATTGTGCGCACACTCAGTGTGTGCATATAATCaattaagtctgttcaaatataagtgcttcacggaAAACGttatccttccttgtacttgtacatgttcattgccgtgactttaatatcttcggttcccacggcctgctcccgtctgaccttgtagctcagtcggtagagcgctgtgatctaacccgaaagtAATGGGTTcaatttcccccccccccccccggtcagagttttcctctgtccttgtgtgggcccatttccattagtagggctaacgctcacatggttcatatggggttgaaaactagcacttcacattacactcaaatcagttagatctttatttttagtttagctGAAGAATTCAGTCAATTTCAGATAGTTACTggattaatttcttttttgtaatGGCTCACTACGCGTTTCGCCAAGAGCTTCTTTCACTAAGATTCGCATGTCGAAAGAAGTTCTTAGGATTTCGACACATGTTTCCATCTCTCGTCAAATTTCCGTGCTGTAGGCTATCATGGCATGTTGTAGGTAGTCGAATGGTAGCCGACACCTGTGCACCATGCCGTCTGAATGGAATTTCTAATCAGAACAATTAAGCGACATGCACGCAGCTTGTAGtatttgtatactacttccccaccgacgcagcaccacagtttctttagaaactaccccttcattcatttgttgttcaaccgctgcgaccactaaccttgtgctctagtattttttaatccacagatttttggattcgctctgacgaagggctatcgctcgaaacgtcagcttttagaatctctgtacggtggccaatttacattatcaactccggaATTTGTTTGAACCCAGGTTGAGATCTTCGGGTTTGCGAAGTGTCTTTCGGAAATTCCATCAATCTAAATTGACCTCTTGTAAACTGAACTGTCTCGCCTTCGTATTTGAGTTGATTTTTATACTTTTAAAACGATATCTGTCGAACTAGTGCACTGTTTATAAATATTGTGGTCTAGGGTCGACtttctttatattttaatcCATGGCTAATCCGAATATACAGAGCTTGAACTCAGGGAAGAACTAAGCTGTTCCCTGCTGTTTTCTCGACCAAGCTGAAACTGTTCGAGTAACCACTCGAGCCGAACTTTATCGCCGCTTAATTTTCTCTCGTAGTGACCTTTCAAAATCCTCTTCAAATCTCTCTTTTTAAAGAGTACCACAGCTGTATTTTCCCACGCACAAAATTTCCTTTGACTGTTGCTGACTAATTTATAGTCACATCGTAACTCAGTTTATATACAGATACAAATCAGgatttttattgagaacttgtaaaaaaaaaaacaggtcaaGATTTTGTCTTTCACAATCTCCAATGTGATCTGGTGATCAAATGTGATCAAATTCAGGAATAGAGTGTGTAAACCGTTTTCAAGCCTCAAGCCAAAGCTTGAAGTAATGTTAACGTTTTTAAGTAGAAATCAATATTGATGAAATTTAATGCTGATAAAAGTATTATAAGAAAAGAAATTTTCGTTTAGTGCATCCTTAGTATTTAATTTACATGAACTCATTTCTTACCGGTTTTGCATAGCTGAGGGTACTGGTGATCTGTTTAAATAATGGAACCCCTACAATTGCTGTTCTTAAGACAGCCCGAGTTAGGCAAACGATTGAGAACTCTTCGTGTTCTGTAACACAACACATTCCTGTTTACGCAAGTAAATTGACAAAAACAATATCAATGCCAATCAATTCTTGCTTGCTTAAAGAACATACTCTACAGGTACCTAACGTACAGCTGGACAAATATTAACATTTACTGTTTATTTACAGACACTTCGTTTGTTCGAAGCTTGCAGGCTcctcaaaatgaaatttttaaaaaaaagaatgaccTCTGACACGCTGGATAAGAACTCAATTGAGGCCTTTAGCGCTTTTAAAACAAGTCTTCACCCGCGAACACTGATGCGTGAGTGTACCTGAATAAGGCCAAAAAATAACTTGATGAATGGGCAAGGTCAAATTACCTTCCGTGAACTTGTTTTCAGATTCTTGCTGTCTCTCTGAGCTCACAAAGGCCGCAGGTGCACCAGTTTAGATTCCTTGACCTCTGATCCTCTTGGGTGTCTCCATCAGAACCCTGGTTTTCGTCGGGAACACGCTCTGGTTCGACGCGATACGGCTCCAGAGCAGCCATTTTAATTAGAGCTCTTTGACGTCACGCATACGTCCCGTGGCTGCTAAGTTAACTCAAAATTGCGGCGGCCAGATACTTCGGAGGAGGATTTTGTTGCATTGCAATGCACTTTAGAGGTTGAAATTAGGGTGAGTGACTTATCTTTTTGCTTATcttttggattcgctctgacgaagggctaacgctcgaaacttcagcttttagaatctctgtacggtggccaatttacattatcaactccgttgataaaaccaaatttttgtatactacttccccaccgacgcagcaccacagtttctttagaaactaccccttcattcatttgttgttcaaccgctgcgaccactaaccttgtgctctagtattttttaatccacagatttttggattcgctctgacgaagggctaacgctcgaaacgtcagcttttagaatctctgtacggtggccaatttacattatcaactccgttgataaaaccaaatttttgtatactacttccccaccgacgcagcaccacagtttctatagaaactaccctcttcatATCTTTGTATTAGCTTCtttgtggtaaaaagaaaggCCTAtttcgaaacttcaacattctCCCCCACCCGggcaaagcccgggcatttgactatcttctgtccccggggagtggggaatttgaactttgcctgcgtggggtcgTAAGtgtcaggatttttttttcgggcgttGAAGTcactaacagctataaaacacgtgtttggacgagatggaagagtttaaaagaagagatatagcatttctGAGCAATTGGCTCAACAAAAGATCTGCAAAAGTTGTCTTCAAACGAATTTTGGCTGCGTAATTCGTCTTTGTCATACTATAGAGTGAATACAATATCGTGCGTTTTCACACCctccatttcattgttaaagctctgaaagatgtacgtttctgttagaggtaatcaaccgacactgaacaatttaaaatacatgcagtcgTAAACGCTCTAGGCTCTGTTGTTAATGAGTATACAGTTCCCTCTTTAAACAACCTTTGCCGTGTTTCGGAGTTAGAGCAGCTTATACTTGCTTTATTGACATTGTCcgacttaattaattcaattttcaagtcACTTTTCATAGTTTCAATGTTAAAATTGAGTTTTTGTAGTAGTTCAAGTCTGGTAAAAATGGCATCATCATATAAAGGGTAACGAAATATGTGTTAGCATGTTTATACACAAGCTTTATTAAGAcgacaggagccgacgacgattgttctttagtagggtatgacagacaaatccgacgatagggtagggcatttgaacaccattttggcccgagggggcggcaATTGAACGATCCAATATTCAAATGTTCAAATGCCCTGGCTTtgccaggggggggggggaatgttgaagtttcgagttgatcggcgcataatcTCGGAAACCGTGCTGAAAGTTGTCATATGAACAGTaaccaatttcatctcggtaaccgagccagcccggtcaagAGGCCCTTAGAGATCTCGTAGCATTAACTAACTTCTCCACTTTGTTCTCTGGTTTTGAGTTTGTTCGTGTTTAAATGTTGACATGATGGAAGAAACTGAAAACGGTATGGTGAATTGGAAAAGGGTAGCATTCTTTCCTGATATTTTAACAGAAACGACAATGACGTGAACTTTATTTGTTGAAGCGTAGCATGATGTTTGGATGATAACCTTCAACGCAAAGTTTACATaaagaaattgcaaaaaagACGTCTTGGCAACTGCTAGTCAGCTgtgcaaataaaaaataaagaaaattattttctttgttcctCAATAATTCTTAGGAACCACTTTAAAATAACTATTTGTATTCTAGCGCATCTAATTGAAGCAGAACTTTCATCTTTCTGAATTGAAAAAACATCTAGTAATAGCCGACATTAGGACAAAGATACAAAGTATCAGTTCATTGCCGACACCAATTGTACCCAAAATAGCTGTATTCACAGTTACAACTGACCTGTAAATTGTCTGAAAGAAACAAACGTACAAGAAACGTACGTCAAACATCTGTTTTTCAACAGCTATCGGCTTCAGCCTCTTGGCATCTCAGATATCGTTGTGGCTTTTGCCGAAATCAGATTATCATTTCGCTTCTGAATCGTTTCTTAATCATGAACTTTGCGGATACAGGTAGGGGATTTTCTCATATGGAATGGCAGTTAGCAATTCGGAGTTCTGTATTCGTCTTTTATCTTATTTAATAGTTAGCCTGAGGTCTAAGCCCTCGCTGATTTTCACACGCGCTTGCGGCAAATTCCGCGAAGGCTCAGTTTAGTTCGAAAGGACTTAACgattattgttttaaaatttttgcaaCCGGTCTGAACTGAATCTCGCTCCCTCTGATATTCGCTGATATCTCTCCCGTTTTCGACTGTGAAGGTACGTAAGTTCCATGTCCTTCAGTGAGGGGGGTGTCTTTTCGATGAATAGATTCTGGATTTAAACTCCGCGGAGCACACTTCGTGCATCCGTTTAGTATTCAACTGTTAAAGATAACGTTTGCCTCGCCGTGCAATTGCGACCTTGGTTCAGGCTTTGCAAGAGTTGTAAGAGCAGGACCTAACTAAATAGCAACACCATAAAGAGGTTTAAATATATGGACTTGTATGTTCCTAGAAAACTGAACTTTCCGAAAGGCGGTCTACGACTCGACAGATTTTTGTTAAGGAGTTTATGATATACACACTACAAAGTATCCACCAAAACTACTTTTGATGGGTAAGGTAAATTGTTTTATCACTCAATAAGGAAAAAGATCGTACTTAAACTGTGTTCTTGATCTCGGTAAAAATGTCGGCTGTGAACGAAGTCAATTTTTGCCTGTGAGACGGAGGGCCTCAGTATCATTTCTTATTCCTGTGTAATATTCTTGTATTCACTCTTGGTCAGTAACATTCAAGGATTATATAATATGTATCTATATCTGATGTTAGCCTCTAGTAAGTTTAACCAACTGGGTGGATTATTTCTGAATGGCAAGCCACTTCCAAACTCAGTTCGCCAGAAAATCATCGAAATGGCAGAGCTTGGAATTCGCCCGTGTGACATCAGCAGGCAACTCAAGGTTTCCCATGGCTGCATCAGTAAACTGCTTTCGAAATACAACGACACCGGTTCGTTTGAAGCTGGACGCCGCACAAGAAGAGGGGGCTCGGAAATGAACAGCAAGATCGAGGAATGCGGGCGTTCATTTCCAGGAGTACTTTCTTCGAAAGATAAGGAAAAGCTGTTGGCCAGTGGATTGTGCTCGAGGGAAACCTTGTTAAGTGTTCCTACCAACAGTAGTGTAGTCAGGGAAGAAGGAATGAATGACGAGGACAGAGCTGGTAAGTGCGAAGTAAAGAACACACGACACTGGAGAGTTCAAAATAAGGGCGAAAGCAATGGGAGAAACATGTGGAAATACTGAGTTTCAATGGCTGAGTGGAAGAATATTCTACTAAATAATTTTGCTCACTTATATTATCTGTTACCTTAAAACCTAAAGAAgttatttttggatttgacTGTGAAGTGTACATATTATTGACAGATTGTAAAAATCAGCTTTTCGCGTCGAGTTTGTAATAGTGATACAACGGCCACGAATAACAAGTTATTTTTTATATCTCTCTCCTTCGCTTTTTCTCAAATTATTCTCGCTTAgcattttaagttttatttagTATTCTTGTTCATCTCTGTCTATGGATTTCCAAGGAAAAGAATTTCTTTATATTCTTCAGTTTTACGTTTCATTAATTGATTTCTTTCAGGCCCTTTGTTCAGGCAGTCGTTTGAAGAAAGTGAATTTAATCGGGCTACCACTATTGTCAATAATCCTAAGACAACACAGCTGCGACACTACTATCGGAGGAACCGAATAAAGTTTTTACCCGAGCAACTCAAGGAAATGGAGGCAGCCTTTTGTAAAACTCGATACCCGGATGTTTTAATGAGAGAGGAACTAGGAAAGAGACTCAATGTCAGCGAGTCGAGACTACAGGTAAAAATCACCCCTGCGCCTTCAGCAGAGCATTAACCATCCCTCTCCAGTTATtagagaacttaagcaacgtttaccgcgacggcaacgagaacgtcacctcaacctttttaatatgacaagggtgtggtagtttcccaaaaatgacactggtcggaatgCGGCCCTTAATTTacaggagaaaatgaaaatttatcctcaagggCTAACGTCCTtcctaaaacctcaaatttggtaatttcacgttgttttttacagacaaagacaaagaaatggacaaaagtgaaaaatgcaagtgCAGAGAGTgcactaaagcctggttttcactagcgacgcaaggaCAAATAGCTTATGcttagtgaaaacgaacgttgacataagcatcaaaatcaaccatggcatccgccattttgttcaaatgctcagacgcagggaatctggaacgagtgctttaattggccagacgttgCAAACTTCTTGGTTCTTATGCTGCGTTtggttttcacacgacgcaagcgaacgcaagcataaccgcaagcacaaggaaaaggaaacaaattgatccttgtgcttgaacttatgcttgcgtcgcttgCGAAAACGCGgcttaaatatgcaaatttgtgttgttcttgttgccgtcgccgttgtcgttgtttAAGTTCCCTATTGCAATTAAGGGGGTGAACCTTAACTATAGAAAGACAGTGGTTGCTAAGCACTGTTTAAAAGCAAAAGCAATTTTAAGGCCATGTGATATTCGTATCAGGATTGATCTTTGAAGAACCGTTTTAAATGAATTTACTATTTTACCGTTCCCATAATCtaatacgttttgggggttctttgcaaaaacacaatacaagttaattactcttgggactgtattaTGCTTcattgaactggatatccattgctTTAATgcaaaaatgaactgtattgTCGGATTTGAGAAAATATCGAATACCTGACATCACTTCGGTCATATGTTGCATGTGCATCTAGTGCCAGTTCCCAACAGCGTATTTCGATCCTCTACTttttcaaatcccataatacacctctttcacCCTCCAAAAATTAGCATAGGCATTGGAGTGTTTTAGCATTCTTGCCATAGTTTTCAGAATACGAAAGAGTAAACTCTCCGATTTTTTAAGCCATTTCTGCTATGGTCACGTGACTCACCAAACATAGCTGTGATTCCAACCAGAGGAAGAGATTTTCAATAGCACGcacttgtcaaaaaaaaaaaacaatcgtGAAGTTAAAGACTACTTGAATTACCATATGGCAATAGTTTGTAGTTAACTGAGGATCTCCACCCTTGATGCACTATCTTTTCTTAAAATCATGTCTCCTTCGAGATTAAGTTCTCCTGGATCCTTGTACACAAGTATTTGCTGTGAACGCTTTTCGCTATGGCTGCCGACACTGTTTGCTTTGGTGAAGTCAACGGAGTCAGTTGTGATTGCCAAAAGAGAACATTATCGATGATTTGTTGTTTTGCTTATCATCAGATCTTAACATGATTGCTTTTTTTCTCTAAGATTTGGTTTTCTAATCGTCGATCAAAGGAGAAGCGTCTAAGAAACAATGACAAGCAGTTCAAAGCCGCAATGCAGCAAAACATGAGCCGTATTTTATATCCGTATTATGGTCTTTCCTTCATACCGCCATCTCAGACCATGGACCTTCAGGCATCATTTACGTGGT from Montipora capricornis isolate CH-2021 chromosome 2, ASM3666992v2, whole genome shotgun sequence includes the following:
- the LOC138039090 gene encoding paired box protein Pax-3-B-like, whose protein sequence is MNFADTASSKFNQLGGLFLNGKPLPNSVRQKIIEMAELGIRPCDISRQLKVSHGCISKLLSKYNDTGSFEAGRRTRRGGSEMNSKIEECGRSFPGVLSSKDKEKLLASGLCSRETLLSVPTNSSVVREEGMNDEDRAGPLFRQSFEESEFNRATTIVNNPKTTQLRHYYRRNRIKFLPEQLKEMEAAFCKTRYPDVLMREELGKRLNVSESRLQIWFSNRRSKEKRLRNNDKQFKAAMQQNMSRILYPYYGLSFIPPSQTMDLQASFTWWRNSGVPHGFCTCVRK